Proteins from a genomic interval of Rosa chinensis cultivar Old Blush chromosome 2, RchiOBHm-V2, whole genome shotgun sequence:
- the LOC112188187 gene encoding class V chitinase: MESKTIHLILLFIFISPQFHSSYAQTWIRAGYWYASGESPIPDINSALFTHLICGFANVSSSSYQLIIPSADQQYYSSFTEIVKRKNPSIITLLSIWNGQASTAQGILGEKVNSSVLSSMLNQSSSRSSFIESSIQIARRYGFWGIDLFWLWPNTEADMINLGKLLDEWRAAVDSEPRNSSLSKLMLTMAVKYVPSFGSMTYPIESMKKNLDFAHVVAYDYHLPLKENVTGAHAALYNPTSHVNTDYGIRQWLNNSFPASKLVMGLPYHGYAWTLANPNDNGIGAPAAGVAVTQDGSMSYKYIKWYTRSYEAKIMYNASYVVNYCIIGLNWIGFDDVEAIRAKIAYAKEKKLLGYNVFVVTNDDNWALSWAAQDEENAHGKKRRLLLIIFLPITMIIILIASVVCYLQRKLLKTKGKIILRKLYRSESAFTSGSPSLQEFSFSTIKAATNTFSSENLLGEGGFGPVYKGKLRNGQEIAVKRLSKTSTQGLEEFRNEVTLTARLEHVNLVRVLGFCSKKEMQMHHQSP; encoded by the exons aTGGAGTCAAAAACAATCCACCTGAtcctcctcttcatcttcatttCTCCTCAGTTTCATTCTTCATATGCACAAACATGGATTAGAGCTGGTTACTGGTATGCCAGCGGTGAGTCTCCTATTCCTGACATAAACTCTGCCTTGTTTACTCATCTTATATGTGGTTTTGCCAATGTAAGTTCCTCCAGCTACCAGCTCATCATTCCCTCAGCTGATCAGCAGTACTACTCCAGCTTCACCGAAATCGTTAAGCGAAAAAACCCATCAATCATCACACTCCTGTCCATCTGGAATGGACAAGCTTCAACAGCTCAAGGAATATTGGGTGAAAAGGTCAACTCATCAGTCTTGTCCTCCATGCTCAATCAATCTTCTAGCAGAAGTTCTTTCATTGAGTCTTCAATCCAAATCGCAAGGCGCTATGGCTTTTGGGGTATAGACTTGTTTTGGCTGTGGCCTAACACAGAAGCAGATATGATCAACTTGGGAAAGCTGTTGGATGAATGGAGAGCTGCTGTGGATTCTGAGCCAAGAAACTCAAGTCTGTCGAAATTAATGCTGACAATGGCTGTTAAATATGTGCCTTCTTTCGGATCAATGACTTATCCGATTGAGTCTATGAAGAAGAACTTGGATTTTGCACATGTGGTGGCATATGACTATCATCTGCCTTTGAAGGAAAATGTTACTGGTGCTCATGCTGCTCTGTATAACCCAACAAGTCATGTTAATACAGACTATGGTATAAGGCAGTGGCTAAACAATTCATTTCCTGCTAGCAAACTGGTTATGGGATTGCCTTACCATGGCTATGCGTGGACTCTTGCGAACCCGAATGACAATGGAATTGGAGCGCCTGCAGCTGGTGTAGCTGTGACACAAGATGGTTCCATGAGCTATAAGTACATCAAGTGGTATACTCGAAGCTACGAAGCTAAAATAATGTATAATGCTAGTTATGTTGTGAATTACTGCATCATTGGATTGAACTGGATTGGATTTGATGATGTTGAAGCTATCAGAGCTAAGATTGCATATGCCAAGGAAAAGAAGCTACTTGGTTACAATGTGTTTGTAGTCACCAATGATGACAACTGGGCGCTTTCTTGGGCAG CTCAGGATGAAGAAAATGCTCACGGAAAGAAGAGGCGGTTATTGCTGATAATTTTCCTTCCAATTACTATGATCATCATCCTCATAGCATCTGTGGTGTGTTACCTGCAAAGAAAATTGTTGAAGACAAAAG GGAAGATAATTCTGCGCAAGTTATATCGATCAGAATCAGCTTTTACTAGTGGTTCTCCAAGTCTGCAAGAATTCAGCTTCTCCACTATCAAAGCTGCTACAAATACCTTCTCAAGTGAAAACTTGCTTGGAGAGGGTGGGTTTGGTCCTGTTTATAAG GGAAAATTGCGAAATGGACAGGAAATAGCTGTGAAACGTCTTTCAAAAACATCAACTCAAGGACTTGAGGAATTCAGAAATGAAGTTACACTCACTGCAAGACTAGAACATGTAAATCTAGTTCGCGTTCTTGGGTTTTGCAGTAAGAAGgaaatgcaaatgcatcatcaatcgccatag
- the LOC112188736 gene encoding putative cysteine-rich receptor-like protein kinase 35, whose product MALQATEKANLDKARDYRQHQKISLQAIEYSSRYRQFSQQCSCYTTIKEATNNFSSQNKLGEGGFGPVYKGTLRKGQQIAVKRLSKTSNQGLEEFQNEVTLTATLHHVNLVRVLGYCTKWQEKMLIYEYMPNKSLDHYLFSIYILLCSENPSRHNLLDWEQRVHIIEGVIQGLLYLQEYSNSTIIHRDLKASNILLDDEMNPKISDFGLARAFRKSEHEANTGRIVGTYGYVPPEYVRRGIYSMKYDVYSFGVLLLQIISGKRSSCFYGLDGNLNILEHELWREGQGMDFIDPTLDDSTSSCKLLRCMEVALLCVQENPVDRPSMLEVSSMLKSESAVVISPKKPAFSVQKDEDEDHIYKFREEIYSVNDATMSEIVPR is encoded by the exons ATGGCTCTCCAAGCAACTGAGAAAG caaaccTCGACAAGGCGAG GGATTATAGACAACATCAAAAGATCAGTTTACAGGCTATTGAATATAGTTCCAGGTACAGACAGTTTTCACAGCAATGCTCCTGTTATACAACCATCAAGGAGGCTACAAATAACTTTTCGAGTCAGAATAAGCTTGGAGAGGGTGGCTTTGGACCTGTATACAAG GGTACATTAAGGAAGGGTCAGCAAATAGCAGTGAAAAGACTCTCGAAAACTTCAAACCAAGGCCTTGAAGAGTTTCAAAATGAGGTTACACTTACTGCAACACTGCACCATGTGAATCTAGTTAGAGTTCTGGGATACTGCACCAAGTGGCAAGAAAAGATGCTGATATATGAGTACATGCCAAACAAAAGCTTGGATCACTACCTCTTTAGTATCTACATTCTCCTTTGCTCTGAAA ATCCAAGTAGACACAATCTTTTGGATTGGGAGCAACGTGTCCACATCATTGAAGGGGTAATTCAAGGGCTTCTATATCTCCAAGAATACTCGAACTCTACAATAATTCACCGTGATCTGAAAGCAAGCAACATTCTGTTAGATGATGAGATGAACCCGAAAATATCAGATTTTGGTCTAGCCAGAGCTTTCAGAAAGAGTGAACATGAGGCAAACACTGGTCGCATTGTAGGAACATA TGGCTATGTTCCCCCTGAATATGTAAGAAGAGGCATTTATTCCATGAAATACGATGTTTACAGCTTCGGTGTTCTGCTTCTGCAAATCATAAGTGGCAAGAGAAGTTCATGTTTTTATGGCTTAGATGGAAATTTAAACATTCTAGAACAC GAGTTGTGGAGAGAAGGCCAAGGCATGGATTTCATAGATCCAACCCTAGATGATTCGACCTCGTCTTGCAAGCTCTTAAGATGCATGGAAGTAGCCTTGTTATGTGTCCAAGAAAATCCAGTAGATAGACCATCCATGCTGGAGGTTTCTTCGATGCTTAAGAGCGAAAGTGCAGTCGTCATTAGTCCTAAAAAGCCTGCTTTCTCAGTTCAGaaggatgaagatgaggatCATATATATAAATTCAGGGAAGAAATCTATTCAGTCAATGATGCAACAATGTCCGAAATTGTGCCCCGGTGA
- the LOC112187549 gene encoding class V chitinase, with the protein MLLRMQYHLSIATKVLLLSLFSMNFNCSNTRSWIKAGYHYTGDEFPVSDIDSTLFTHLICGFAFINSSTYQLSINSSTQQEFSTFTNVVKRKNSEVTALLSIWGGGEDYSVLFSLLNQSSHRRSFIESSITTARLYEFDGLDLTGAVPRTSMHTTSLGTFLNEWRAAVDSEAKKSGKSGLLLTMALHHHMQVMDTVTYPIDSIKKNLNWAHLGAYDYYLPKEENFTHPHAALYDPITNGTNTNSRVKDLISRGLPASKLVLGLPYHGYGWTLVNPSDNNVGAAASGPAVTIDGSMAYKYIKWFIKTIGYGAVPMYNDTYVVNYCTIGSSWINFDDVEAIKAKVSYAKKMGLLGYNVFQVGNDDNWVLSRAAAQKEEVLEWTDNSYLKHNNCYLKAG; encoded by the exons ATGTTGTTGAGAATGCAGTACCATTTATCAATAGCTACCAAagttctcctcctctctctcttttctatgAACTTCAATTGTTCAAACACTCGGTCATGGATCAAAGCCGGTTACCATTACACCGGTGATGAATTCCCTGTTTCTGACATAGATTCCACATTGTTCACTCACCTTATATGTGGTTTTGCCTTTATAAACTCTTCCACTTACCAGCTCTCAATCAACTCCTCCACCCAACAAGAATTCTCCACTTTCACAAATGTTGTCAAGCGCAAAAACTCAGAAGTCACAGCCTTGCTATCCATCTGGGGTGGAGGAGAAGATTATTCAGTGTTGTTTTCATTGCTGAACCAGTCTTCTCACCGGAGATCTTTCATTGAATCTTCAATAACGACAGCTAGACTTTATGAGTTTGATGGGCTAGACCTCACGGGGGCTGTACCAAGAACAAGCATGCACACCACATCTTTGGGAACATTTCTAAATGAGTGGCGTGCTGCGGTGGATTCTGAAGCAAAAAAGTCAGGAAAGTCAGGTTTGCTCTTGACAATGGCACTTCATCATCATATGCAGGTTATGGATACGGTGACTTATCCCATTGACTCAATTAAGAAGAACTTGAATTGGGCTCATCTTGGGGCATATGATTACTATCTTCCTAAAGAGGAAAACTTCACACACCCTCATGCTGCTTTATATGACCCAATAACAAATGGGACTAATACGAATAGTCGTGTTAAGGACTTGATAAGCAGAGGACTACCTGCTAGCaagcttgttttaggcttgCCTTACCATGGTTATGGTTGGACTCTTGTGAATCCCAGCGACAATAATGTTGGTGCAGCGGCATCAGGTCCTGCGGTTACCATAGACGGGTCCATGGCCTATAAGTACATCAAATGGTTCATTAAGACAATTGGATATGGTGCAGTTCCTATGTACAATGACACTTATGTGGTGAATTACTGCACAATTGGGTCAAGTTGGATTAATTTTGATGATGTAGAGGCTATCAAGGCGAAAGTTTCTTACGCTAAGAAGATGGGACTTCTTGGCTACAATGTGTTTCAAGTTGGCAATGATGACAATTGGGTGCTCTCTAGGGCAGCAG CTCAAAAGGAAGAAGTGTTAGAGTGGACTGATAATAGTTACTTAAAGCATAACAACTGTTATTTAAAAGCAGGATAA